Genomic segment of Clostridia bacterium:
GTCCGCTTGGCGCCACACCGTCTCCGACTGCGGCTCCACGCCCTCCTTCGCGGAGAAGATGGCGATCACGCCATCGAGAACGCGAAGCGAACGCTCCACCTCGACGGTGAAGTCCACGTGGCCGGGCGTATCGATAATGTTGATGCGATGGTCCTTCCAGAACGCGGTGGTCGCGGCCGACGTGATCGTGATGCCGCGCTCCTGCTCCTGCTCCATCCAGTCCATCGTGGCGGAGCCCTCGTGCACTTCGCCGATCTTGTGCACGCGCCCCGTGTAAAAGAGGATCCGTTCCGTGGTCGTGGTCTTTCCAGCGTCAATATGCGCGGAAATCCCGATGTTCCGGTAACGTTCCAACGGGACGGTGCGGTTGACCGCGGTTCCGCCTTTGGACTGCGTCTGCGAGCCTGCCACGGCTACCGTCCTCCTGTGCGCGGCCGCCGAACGCGGAGCCGCGCGGTCTTTCAATGAATGCCTACCAGCGATAATGCGCGAACGCGCGGTTGGCCTCGGCCATGCGATGCATCTCTTCCTTGCGACGCACCGCCGCGCCCTGGTTGTTGGCGGCGTCCAGGAGCTCGCCGGCCAGGCGCTGCGCCATGGTCCGCTCTCCACGCTCCCGGGCGAACGTCACGATCCAGCGCATCGCCAACGAGAGACGGCGCTCCGGCCGCACCTCGACCGGCACCTGGTACGTCGCGCCGCCGACGCGACGCGGCCGCACCTCCAGCACCGGCGCAACGTTGCGAATGGCCGCTTCA
This window contains:
- the rpsG gene encoding 30S ribosomal protein S7, with protein sequence MPRKGRVPRREVAPDPVYKSELVARFINKIMKDGKKTLAQRIFYEAMNLVAERSKRDPLEVFEAAIRNVAPVLEVRPRRVGGATYQVPVEVRPERRLSLAMRWIVTFARERGERTMAQRLAGELLDAANNQGAAVRRKEEMHRMAEANRAFAHYRW